In one Planctomycetota bacterium genomic region, the following are encoded:
- a CDS encoding thiolase family protein encodes MKDKVNGYGARYDGIVFLGAKRTPFGKFMGSLSNVGAIELAVIASRAAIAQSGLKPEQIESVVFGNVAASSGDAFFFPRHVGLYSGCPIATPCHLVQRICSTSFEAIAQAAEHIYMNKADFALAGGSENLTQVPVAAFGGRLGFPLGRPNFVDYLWEAFLDTSCDCPMGLTAENLAKKYKITKQESDEFAILSQQRAGIAIKNGFLNDEITPVTNCSLEAHNLKPRKIKLPRGMESLNTDEHPKPETTLDKICKLPPVYHKDGVQTAANSCGIVDGAAAVVLSSAKKAEALKLKPLGRLVASSASGVEPNIMGIGPVPSCRMALDVAGLKLSDIDLVEINEAFAAQYIAVEKELGLDRNKTNVDGGAIAYGHPYGATGARLTMTLLYKLRRLGKRYGMASACIGGGQGMSVIVEAFKD; translated from the coding sequence ATGAAAGACAAAGTAAATGGTTACGGCGCGCGTTATGACGGTATCGTATTCCTCGGCGCCAAGCGGACGCCTTTCGGCAAGTTTATGGGGAGCCTTTCCAATGTCGGCGCGATTGAGCTGGCGGTAATTGCCTCTCGCGCGGCTATTGCTCAGTCTGGACTAAAACCAGAACAAATAGAATCGGTTGTATTCGGCAATGTCGCCGCCTCAAGCGGCGATGCATTCTTTTTCCCGCGCCATGTCGGTCTTTATAGCGGTTGCCCGATTGCCACTCCGTGCCATCTAGTCCAGCGTATATGCAGCACCAGCTTCGAAGCGATTGCCCAGGCGGCCGAGCATATATATATGAATAAAGCTGATTTCGCCCTGGCGGGCGGTTCAGAAAACCTTACCCAGGTGCCGGTCGCCGCATTCGGCGGGCGTTTGGGATTCCCCTTAGGACGGCCTAATTTTGTGGACTATCTCTGGGAGGCGTTTCTGGATACTTCCTGCGATTGCCCGATGGGTCTGACCGCGGAAAACCTTGCCAAGAAATATAAAATAACCAAGCAGGAATCGGATGAGTTTGCAATACTTTCCCAACAGCGCGCCGGGATTGCCATAAAGAATGGGTTTTTGAATGATGAAATCACTCCGGTGACAAATTGCTCTTTGGAAGCGCATAACCTTAAGCCGAGGAAAATCAAATTACCCAGGGGAATGGAATCTTTAAATACCGATGAGCACCCCAAGCCGGAGACTACACTGGATAAAATATGCAAGCTTCCGCCGGTTTACCATAAAGACGGCGTCCAGACCGCGGCTAATTCATGCGGTATTGTTGACGGCGCGGCCGCGGTAGTCTTAAGCAGTGCGAAAAAGGCGGAGGCGCTTAAACTGAAACCGCTCGGCAGGTTGGTGGCTTCATCCGCTTCAGGAGTTGAACCTAATATTATGGGAATAGGACCTGTTCCGTCATGCAGAATGGCACTCGATGTTGCCGGGCTTAAATTGAGCGATATTGACTTGGTTGAAATAAACGAAGCCTTTGCCGCGCAGTATATTGCCGTGGAAAAGGAATTGGGTTTGGACCGGAATAAAACCAATGTTGACGGCGGCGCGATTGCTTACGGGCATCCTTACGGAGCGACCGGAGCACGGCTTACCATGACGCTCCTTTATAAACTGCGCCGTTTGGGCAAGCGTTACGGAATGGCTTCTGCCTGTATCGGCGGAGGGCAGGGAATGTCCGTAATCGTGGAAGCGTTTAAAGATTAA
- the rplW gene encoding 50S ribosomal protein L23 — protein sequence MKKTPYDVIIKPLMTEKSTKSKEKQNAYIFAVNLDSNKPEIKEAIEKAFTVKVDKVRTMVMKGKPKRYKFKKAYLQTWKKAVVTLKEGSRIDIL from the coding sequence ATGAAAAAAACGCCTTATGATGTTATTATAAAGCCCTTGATGACGGAAAAAAGCACCAAGAGCAAAGAGAAGCAGAATGCTTATATATTCGCGGTGAATCTGGACAGCAATAAGCCCGAAATCAAGGAAGCGATAGAAAAGGCTTTTACGGTTAAAGTGGATAAAGTGCGGACAATGGTCATGAAAGGCAAGCCCAAGCGCTACAAATTTAAAAAGGCTTACCTGCAGACATGGAAAAAAGCCGTGGTTACCTTAAAAGAAGGCAGCCGGATAGATATATTATAA
- the rpsC gene encoding 30S ribosomal protein S3 yields the protein MGQKVNPTSFRLGITETWRSRWYAPKKEYGKNVVEDEKIRKFIKRDYRFVGISRIDIERNKDKTIVQIHAARPGLIIGRKGATIEKLTTDLTKLSVRPVDIKIIEVTNPELNSQLIAESIVEQLEKRAPYRRTIRRAAETVMAANAKGVKVQVAGRLGGAEIARTEDLSMGKIPLNTIRADIDYAISTAILTKGTIGVKVWIYKGEVFPEKKPVIEKTEKKV from the coding sequence ATGGGTCAAAAAGTTAATCCGACCAGTTTTAGGCTAGGGATTACGGAAACCTGGCGTTCCCGTTGGTATGCGCCTAAAAAGGAATATGGTAAGAACGTCGTTGAAGACGAGAAAATAAGGAAATTTATTAAGCGTGATTATAGATTCGTCGGGATATCACGTATTGATATTGAACGGAATAAAGATAAAACCATCGTGCAAATACATGCGGCCCGTCCCGGATTAATTATCGGGCGCAAGGGCGCAACGATTGAGAAGCTGACAACCGATTTGACGAAATTATCAGTAAGGCCGGTGGATATTAAAATTATCGAAGTAACGAATCCCGAATTGAATTCACAATTAATTGCCGAATCGATAGTGGAACAACTGGAAAAACGCGCTCCTTATAGGCGTACCATCCGCCGCGCGGCTGAAACCGTAATGGCGGCAAATGCTAAGGGTGTTAAGGTCCAGGTTGCCGGCAGGTTGGGTGGAGCGGAAATCGCCCGGACCGAAGATTTAAGTATGGGTAAAATTCCGCTTAATACGATAAGAGCGGATATTGATTATGCGATATCTACTGCCATTCTCACCAAAGGTACTATCGGCGTGAAAGTCTGGATATATAAAGGTGAAGTGTTCCCGGAAAAGAAACCGGTTATTGAGAAAACTGAAAAGAAGGTTTAA
- the rpmC gene encoding 50S ribosomal protein L29 — translation MKIDEIRKKTIEEINKDIKNLKEELFRLRFRKVTEEINKPNVIHDIRKDIARLETILRENEIKNLVAGGSVKVEEKKSVKEETVSKTQSKKGK, via the coding sequence ATGAAAATAGACGAAATCAGAAAAAAGACCATTGAAGAAATAAACAAGGATATAAAAAACCTGAAAGAAGAGCTTTTTAGGTTGAGATTCCGCAAGGTTACAGAAGAGATTAACAAGCCCAATGTCATCCATGATATCAGGAAAGATATTGCACGCCTTGAAACTATCTTGAGAGAAAATGAAATAAAAAACTTAGTCGCAGGCGGCTCTGTGAAGGTGGAGGAAAAGAAATCCGTTAAAGAAGAAACTGTTTCTAAAACGCAATCAAAAAAGGGAAAATAG
- the rplD gene encoding 50S ribosomal protein L4, with amino-acid sequence MEVTLYNKEGSKVDKINVDEAKLGGKVHLKVLRDAVIMYEACQRQGTVSTKGRSEVEGSSRKPWRQKHTGRARVGTIRSPIWRHGGIIFGPKPRDFSYRMPKKMLQRAVDSAILSKLNDNEAMVIDSLNIEKPKTKEMVKLLKTLGIKSSCLIGIKNSSRALHLSTRNIPKVMLSSVKDFNAYMVMRHKNLVLTKDALEEIMNRQRYSAE; translated from the coding sequence ATAGAAGTCACTCTTTATAATAAGGAAGGTAGCAAGGTTGATAAAATCAACGTTGACGAAGCCAAGCTGGGCGGCAAAGTCCACCTTAAGGTTTTGCGTGATGCCGTGATTATGTACGAAGCCTGCCAGCGCCAGGGAACGGTTTCTACCAAGGGACGTTCCGAAGTCGAAGGCAGTTCGCGTAAGCCCTGGAGGCAGAAACATACCGGCCGGGCAAGAGTTGGCACGATTCGTTCCCCGATTTGGCGCCATGGCGGCATTATCTTCGGTCCGAAGCCGCGCGATTTTTCTTACCGCATGCCCAAGAAAATGCTCCAAAGGGCCGTGGATTCAGCCATACTTTCCAAATTAAATGATAATGAAGCGATGGTTATAGATTCGCTTAATATAGAAAAGCCCAAGACAAAAGAAATGGTAAAACTCTTAAAGACACTGGGAATAAAATCAAGTTGCTTAATCGGGATAAAAAATTCCAGCCGGGCATTGCATCTTTCCACCAGGAATATCCCTAAGGTAATGTTGTCGTCCGTTAAGGATTTCAACGCTTATATGGTTATGAGGCATAAGAATCTTGTCTTGACAAAAGATGCCCTGGAAGAAATTATGAACAGGCAGAGATATAGCGCGGAGTAA
- a CDS encoding dihydroorotate dehydrogenase, with the protein MKAPDLTVKLGHLKLKNPVIAASGTFGYGTELKNIVDINRLGGVITKTITLNPRLGNPPPRIYETSGGILNSIGLENPGLDEFTSYYLPSFTRLKTIRIVSIGGDAEELPVIAKKLSAKNGIDALEINISCPNIAKCGPMIAKSPVLVSAAVKKIRKATRLPLIVKLSPNVTDIAEIADAACSGGADIISLINTITGMAVDWRSGKPLLGNITGGLSGPCVKPIALRMVWEVAKKVKAPIIGLGGVMEASDVMEFMAVGASAVAVGTANIISPDNAMKIIEELPKLLKEENIPSISRLIGTFKA; encoded by the coding sequence ATGAAAGCTCCTGATTTAACCGTTAAATTGGGGCATTTAAAGCTTAAGAATCCGGTTATTGCCGCTTCCGGAACGTTCGGGTATGGGACCGAACTTAAAAATATCGTTGATATCAACCGTTTAGGCGGCGTTATTACCAAGACAATTACTTTAAACCCTAGATTAGGCAATCCCCCTCCCCGTATTTATGAGACTTCAGGTGGAATCCTCAATTCTATCGGATTGGAAAATCCCGGATTGGATGAATTTACCAGTTATTATCTTCCGTCATTCACACGGCTTAAAACAATCCGGATTGTCAGTATCGGTGGTGATGCGGAAGAGCTGCCTGTTATTGCTAAAAAGTTGTCTGCTAAAAATGGAATAGATGCTCTTGAAATAAATATCTCTTGTCCCAATATTGCCAAATGCGGTCCGATGATTGCTAAATCACCCGTTCTTGTCAGCGCGGCTGTTAAGAAAATCAGGAAAGCAACCCGTTTGCCTTTGATAGTGAAACTCAGCCCGAATGTGACCGATATCGCGGAGATTGCCGATGCCGCCTGTTCGGGAGGCGCTGATATTATTTCATTGATTAATACCATTACCGGAATGGCTGTTGACTGGCGTTCCGGGAAGCCTTTGCTCGGAAATATTACCGGCGGCCTTTCCGGCCCGTGTGTCAAGCCGATAGCCCTGCGCATGGTCTGGGAAGTCGCTAAGAAAGTGAAAGCTCCGATTATCGGGCTCGGCGGAGTTATGGAGGCAAGCGATGTCATGGAATTCATGGCGGTGGGCGCTTCTGCCGTCGCGGTCGGAACTGCAAATATTATTTCTCCTGACAATGCCATGAAGATCATAGAAGAGTTGCCTAAATTATTAAAGGAAGAGAATATTCCGTCAATCAGTCGGTTAATCGGCACATTTAAAGCATAG
- a CDS encoding TraR/DksA C4-type zinc finger protein, translating to MNKKHSRPAKTKHKTVKAKPVLSALPKPKKIRTSLSKSKLASFKTILIGLKSRLTGNLSQMENESLSQSRREASGDLSDLPLHMADAGTDTFEQDFTLGLMENEGEEIHEIDAALDRIEEQTFGVCERCSKPISEKRLKAIPFSRLCIDCKEKEEVNE from the coding sequence ATGAATAAAAAACATTCCCGACCCGCCAAAACAAAGCATAAGACAGTTAAAGCTAAACCCGTATTATCCGCCTTGCCTAAGCCCAAGAAAATAAGAACTAGTTTATCAAAATCAAAGCTTGCTTCTTTTAAGACAATCCTGATCGGGTTAAAATCTCGATTAACCGGAAATCTTTCCCAGATGGAAAACGAATCCCTGTCACAATCACGCCGTGAAGCCAGCGGAGACCTTTCCGATCTGCCTCTACATATGGCTGATGCCGGAACCGATACCTTTGAACAGGATTTTACGCTCGGTTTAATGGAAAACGAGGGTGAAGAGATCCATGAAATAGACGCCGCTTTGGACCGTATTGAGGAGCAGACGTTCGGCGTTTGCGAACGTTGCAGCAAGCCGATTTCTGAAAAACGTTTAAAAGCTATTCCCTTTAGCCGTTTGTGTATCGACTGCAAGGAAAAAGAAGAAGTCAATGAGTAA
- the rplB gene encoding 50S ribosomal protein L2, with product MALREYKPTSAGRRNATVLKYKELLTRNYPEASLLVTKKRTGGRNNQGQVTCRHIGGGNKIKYRLIDFKRVKDNIPAKVESIEYDPNRTCFIALVCYKDGERNYILAPKDLQVGEILLSGEKVEPKTGNCMPLKNIPLGMLIHNVEILRGRGGQLVRSAGSFAQLMSKEGEYAQLQLPSGEIRNVHLECRATIGQIGNIEWNNIWWGKAGRRRWMGIKPTVRGTAQNPVSHPMGGGEGRSGGGRHPCSPWGKLAKGGKTRRRRNPTNVFIVRHRTK from the coding sequence ATGGCGTTAAGAGAATATAAACCAACAAGCGCCGGAAGGCGTAATGCGACGGTCTTAAAGTATAAGGAGCTTCTTACCAGAAATTATCCTGAAGCCTCTTTGCTGGTTACTAAAAAGAGGACCGGCGGGCGGAATAACCAGGGTCAGGTGACCTGTCGCCATATTGGCGGCGGTAACAAGATAAAATACCGTTTGATAGATTTTAAACGCGTAAAAGATAATATTCCGGCTAAGGTTGAGTCTATCGAATACGATCCTAACCGGACTTGTTTTATCGCATTAGTGTGTTATAAAGACGGGGAAAGGAATTATATCCTTGCTCCGAAAGACCTGCAGGTCGGTGAGATTTTATTATCCGGGGAAAAGGTCGAGCCGAAAACCGGTAATTGCATGCCTTTAAAGAATATTCCTTTGGGAATGCTTATTCATAATGTCGAGATTTTACGGGGCAGGGGCGGGCAGTTGGTGCGCAGCGCCGGCTCTTTTGCCCAGCTAATGTCTAAAGAAGGCGAATACGCGCAGTTACAGTTGCCCAGCGGTGAAATACGCAATGTCCATCTGGAATGCCGTGCTACTATAGGCCAGATTGGGAATATAGAATGGAATAATATCTGGTGGGGAAAAGCCGGACGTCGCCGTTGGATGGGGATAAAACCTACGGTTCGCGGAACCGCACAAAACCCCGTATCTCATCCGATGGGCGGCGGAGAAGGAAGAAGCGGTGGAGGCAGGCACCCTTGTTCGCCTTGGGGCAAGCTGGCGAAGGGCGGAAAAACCCGCAGACGCCGCAATCCCACAAATGTGTTTATCGTTCGCCATAGAACTAAGTAA
- the thpR gene encoding RNA 2',3'-cyclic phosphodiesterase: protein MRLFIAIPVEEALKEKLITIQNEISQTQAHVKLVEPENIHLTVRFLGEVSSEQSAVVSSIIKKVASGYKRFEMDLKGIGAFPSINNPRILWVGCHEAAGENKLVRIYQDIEKSLLENKFAPNDKPFSAHITLGRVKSPNNNEMLTRLLSKRAEFSAGKQFVKEIILFQSQLNTDGPGYSVVESASLL from the coding sequence ATGCGATTATTCATAGCCATCCCCGTAGAAGAAGCGCTTAAAGAAAAGCTCATTACTATACAAAATGAAATAAGCCAGACCCAAGCGCATGTCAAGCTGGTCGAACCGGAAAACATCCATCTTACCGTAAGATTTCTCGGAGAAGTGAGTTCCGAACAATCCGCGGTTGTTTCAAGCATTATTAAAAAGGTTGCTTCCGGTTACAAACGATTTGAGATGGATCTCAAAGGAATCGGTGCCTTCCCTTCTATTAATAATCCCCGCATTCTCTGGGTGGGTTGTCATGAAGCCGCTGGAGAAAATAAGCTTGTTAGGATTTATCAGGATATAGAAAAAAGTCTGCTTGAGAATAAATTCGCACCGAACGATAAGCCTTTTTCAGCGCATATAACGCTTGGCAGGGTGAAATCTCCTAATAATAATGAGATGTTAACTCGGTTGCTGAGCAAAAGAGCTGAGTTTTCCGCAGGTAAGCAGTTTGTCAAGGAAATAATTTTATTCCAAAGTCAGCTTAACACTGACGGTCCGGGTTACTCGGTTGTTGAATCAGCATCGTTATTATAA
- the rpsS gene encoding 30S ribosomal protein S19, which translates to MSRSVKKGPAIDEKLMKKVMKQKDNKSYEPIKTWARYCMVTPDFVSHTFMVHTGNKFVKVFVTEDMVGHKLGEFAPTRFFRGHPGHRKTEEEGAE; encoded by the coding sequence ATGAGCCGTTCGGTTAAAAAAGGCCCTGCGATTGATGAGAAATTGATGAAAAAAGTCATGAAGCAGAAGGATAATAAATCTTATGAGCCTATCAAGACATGGGCGCGGTATTGCATGGTGACCCCGGATTTTGTGTCACATACTTTTATGGTTCATACCGGGAATAAATTCGTCAAGGTGTTCGTGACCGAAGATATGGTCGGGCATAAACTGGGCGAATTCGCCCCGACCAGGTTCTTCCGCGGGCACCCCGGACATCGTAAAACAGAAGAAGAAGGCGCTGAATAA
- the rplP gene encoding 50S ribosomal protein L16, translated as MQLMPKRVKYRKTQRGIMKGNATRGNKLAFGDYGLMSLETCWLGGRTIEAGRIAASHHIGKGGRLWVRVFPHKSVTAKPAETRMGTGKGEPEYYAAVVKPGTVLYEVGGLTEEVAKEALNYIAHKMPIKVKMIRRSHRI; from the coding sequence ATGCAATTGATGCCTAAAAGGGTAAAGTATCGCAAAACCCAGCGCGGAATTATGAAAGGCAACGCCACCCGCGGTAATAAATTAGCCTTTGGAGATTATGGTTTGATGTCTCTTGAGACGTGCTGGTTAGGTGGAAGGACCATTGAGGCGGGCAGGATTGCCGCTTCCCACCATATCGGGAAAGGCGGCCGCTTGTGGGTGAGGGTTTTTCCACATAAATCAGTCACGGCGAAACCGGCTGAAACCAGGATGGGAACCGGAAAAGGCGAGCCTGAATACTATGCCGCGGTTGTTAAGCCCGGAACCGTTCTTTACGAAGTAGGCGGTTTGACCGAAGAGGTCGCAAAAGAAGCGTTAAATTATATTGCCCATAAGATGCCTATAAAAGTAAAAATGATTAGAAGAAGCCACAGAATATGA
- the rplV gene encoding 50S ribosomal protein L22, with translation MKASITYLRISPRKLRLVANLVKGKEIDQATSILRFCPKRGARYILKLVNSAFANASLNREIDTDSLYVSRVIVNPGVILKRFRTSPRGRGVPIKKRTSHVTVMLAEKAHKKGKKESKKTKIKETKNKESQVAPAVEKPVEGVSDAAKPEKEEKQ, from the coding sequence ATGAAAGCATCAATAACATATTTAAGGATTTCGCCCCGTAAACTAAGGCTGGTGGCCAATCTGGTTAAAGGAAAAGAGATTGATCAGGCGACCAGCATATTAAGGTTTTGCCCGAAAAGGGGGGCGCGTTATATATTGAAACTGGTCAATTCCGCTTTTGCGAATGCCAGCCTTAACAGGGAAATCGATACGGATAGTCTTTATGTCTCACGGGTTATCGTTAATCCGGGTGTGATACTTAAAAGATTTCGTACGTCTCCCAGAGGCAGGGGAGTTCCGATAAAGAAACGGACCAGCCATGTGACCGTTATGCTGGCTGAAAAAGCCCATAAGAAGGGAAAGAAAGAATCCAAGAAAACGAAGATAAAAGAAACTAAAAATAAAGAATCTCAGGTTGCTCCGGCAGTTGAAAAGCCGGTTGAAGGGGTTTCAGATGCTGCGAAGCCCGAAAAAGAGGAGAAACAGTAA
- the lspA gene encoding signal peptidase II — translation MVKRLVPLLLIAIVSAVIDLITKGLFNYTPPDPKTSLIPGVLEMNPQINTGIIWGLFSDTSVVLLVIIPLLAIPMIITVFLLTQRNEIKNNPSGKLDWLIISALGLILGGAIGNIYDRIFHHGVRDFIHYYYIIDWPTFNIADVYITAGAVLMIISLFRKEKESIITDKPPVESAVDVAEKTS, via the coding sequence ATGGTTAAGCGACTTGTCCCACTTCTCTTGATTGCGATTGTTTCCGCCGTAATTGACTTAATCACCAAAGGCCTTTTTAATTATACCCCTCCCGATCCTAAAACAAGTCTGATTCCCGGCGTGCTTGAAATGAATCCACAGATTAATACAGGAATTATCTGGGGGCTTTTTAGCGATACCAGTGTGGTTTTATTGGTTATTATTCCTTTACTGGCCATTCCAATGATTATAACCGTGTTTCTATTGACCCAAAGGAATGAGATAAAAAATAATCCTTCCGGTAAGCTTGACTGGCTGATTATCTCGGCGCTGGGCCTTATTTTAGGCGGAGCTATCGGAAATATTTATGACCGCATTTTTCACCACGGCGTAAGAGATTTTATCCATTATTATTATATTATTGATTGGCCTACTTTTAATATAGCGGATGTATATATTACAGCAGGCGCGGTTTTAATGATAATTAGCTTGTTCAGGAAAGAAAAGGAGAGTATAATTACCGATAAGCCGCCGGTTGAGTCCGCGGTTGACGTTGCCGAAAAGACGAGTTGA
- a CDS encoding four helix bundle protein: protein MGTVKQFEDLEVWKKAMDFVDLIYDLSDKIPFAKDYALKEQIRRAVISVPSNISEGFERGSNTEFIQFLFIAKGSAGEVRTQLHIAYRRKYIGKEEFESVLKKGAEISGMIKSLINYLSKTSIRGEKYRYR from the coding sequence ATGGGAACAGTTAAGCAGTTTGAGGATTTAGAAGTCTGGAAAAAGGCAATGGATTTTGTGGATTTGATATATGATTTATCAGATAAAATTCCATTTGCTAAAGATTATGCTTTGAAAGAACAAATAAGGCGGGCTGTTATTTCTGTTCCATCAAATATATCAGAAGGATTTGAGAGAGGTTCTAATACCGAATTTATCCAATTCTTATTTATCGCCAAGGGTTCAGCCGGTGAAGTTAGGACCCAATTGCATATTGCTTATCGCCGCAAATATATTGGTAAGGAAGAGTTTGAATCAGTCCTGAAGAAGGGTGCAGAAATTTCAGGAATGATAAAAAGCCTGATAAATTATCTCAGCAAGACATCAATCAGGGGAGAAAAATACAGGTATAGGTAA